The Pochonia chlamydosporia 170 chromosome 1, whole genome shotgun sequence genome window below encodes:
- a CDS encoding basic-leucine zipper domain-containing/DNA binding domain-containing protein (similar to Trichoderma reesei QM6a XP_006961572.1), whose product MATQFSMQQFYRPTPLTVDAHHAQQKYFEEDDKGGILDDSGLEHGVDSGLDLSPPMANSRRESFAVSSTLFSPKTEDWQSVDMQSVPSNPFPDQNGGNNMNGPNPFMQSQGQVFSQHGNQWGMGNGSGSDNSMQQFANVPTAFDASNSVFQRPVPNQNPFHNPGNMFASLHHGDQSMPTSPQKEWMMPAQAVNKKMQPGSPMIRSHNELRRGDGIRKKNARFDIPAERNLSNIDSLISQSTDEQEIKELKQQKRLLRNRQAALDSRQRKKQHTERLEDEKKQYTVLMTDMEEEISALKDKFEVLLQEKQNLMGFVEALRLEKDDMIRAHTLETGELRKKVNVLTEHVQRLESQPMTGSGPGANDGFSDSFGGMEGMGMPGAWDNPNFLNDYSTEPQQVRPQTSLVPVKKNESSVNVGDGEKSGSQGGLLFMLFLVGAFVMSSRSVPAIPRVSEDVRAASATLLDNVLKDAGINSASAGMQALAPQPSSANWVHTRISNSGMGDISMDGTAPSMLEELGDSLTQPTQDQMNEQIFSLSAAQYDGVNNQEFLQNAPERSTSQGRKNLADALTAMRAANKQGGAADVYTRSLLWDQIPGDVVRNFAKMVAECNNAQNEQQCNESQ is encoded by the exons ATGGCTACACAATTTTCTATGCAGCAATTTTACAGACCTACGCCTCTGACGGTGGATGCACACCATGCCCAACAGAAGtattttgaagaagacgacaaagGTGGTATATTAGATGACAGCGGCCTTGAACACGGTGTTGACTCTGGTCTGGATCTATCACcacccatggccaacagCCGAAGGGAGTCATTTGCCGTCAGCAGCACACTCTTCTCCCCCAAGACAGAAGACTGGCAGTCTGTAGACATGCAGTCGGTGCCATCAAACCCCTTCCCGGACCAGAACGGCGGAAATAACATGAACGGCCCCAACCCTTTCATGCAATCACAGGGTCAGGTTTTCTCCCAACATGGCAACCAATGGGGCATGGGTAACGGCTCGGGCTCTGATAACTCGATGCAGCAGTTCGCAAATGTGCCTACAGCATTTGATGCTAGCAACTCTGTCTTTCAGAGGCCAGTACCAAACCAGAACCCGTTCCATAACCCCGGCAACATGTTCGCCTCTCTTCACCATGGCGATCAGTCGATGCCAACTTCTCCCCAGAAGGAGTGGATGATGCCTGCCCAAGCCGTGAACAAGAAGATGCAACCGGGAAGCCCGATGATTCGGTCACACAACGAACTGAGGCGAGGAGATGGTATCCGCAAGAAGAATGCCCGCTTCGACATCCCGGCTGAGCGCAACCTGAGCAATATTGATTCGCTTATTTCTCAGTCGACCGATGAACAAGAGATCAAGGAgctgaagcagcaaaagcGCTTGCTCAGAAACCGCCAAGCAGC CCTTGACTCAAGACAacgcaagaagcagcataCTGAACGACTGGAAGACGAGAAAAAACAGTACACAGTACTCATGACTGATATGGAGGAAGAAATTTCTGCTCTAAAGGACAAATTTGAAGTGCTACTACAGGAGAAGCAAAATCTGATGGGCTTCGTCGAGGCATTGCGTCTTGAGAAGGATGACATGATTCGCGCGCACACCCTCGAGACCGGCGAACTGCGAAAGAAAGTTAATGTTCTCACGGAACATGTCCAAAGACTCGAAAGCCAACCCATGACCGGTTCAGGTCCTGGGGCCAACGATGGCTTCTCTGATAGCTTTGGGGGCATGGAAGGAATGGGAATGCCTGGAGCCTGGGACAaccccaacttcctcaaTGACTATTCCACAGAACCGCAGCAGGTCAGACCGCAAACCTCGCTTGTGCCCGTCAAGAAGAATGAAAGCTCCGTCAATGTCGGCGACGGCGAGAAGTCTGGCTCACAGGGAGGTTTGCTGTTTATGCTCTTCCTTGTTGGCGCATTTGTCATGTCCAGCCGATCGGTGCCAGCTATTCCACGCGTATCTGAAGATGTCCGGGCTGCGTCAGCTACTCTCCTTGACAATGTCCTCAAGGATGCGGGTATCAATTCGGCGTCAGCGGGAATGCAAGCACTCGCTCCTCAGCCATCCAGTGCGAACTGGGTTCACACCCGGATCTCAAACTCAGGCATGGGCGACATCAGTATGGACGGCACTGCTCCATCGATGCTCGAAGAACTCGGCGATTCTTTGACTCAGCCTACTCAGGATCAGATGAATGAGCAAATCTTTTCTCTTTCGGCAGCCCAGTACGACGGGGTGAACAATCAAGAATTTTTGCAAAATGCACCGGAAAGATCTACAAGTCAAGGACGCAAGAACCTCGCAGACGCGCTAACAGCCATGCGAGCAGCCAACAAGCAAGGCGGTGCCGCTGATGTGTATACTCGTTCGCTTCTCTGGGACCAGATTCCCGGCGATGTGGTTCGAAATTTTGCCAAAATGGTTGCGGAATGCAACAACGCACAGAATGAGCAGCAATGCAACGAATCACAATGA
- a CDS encoding maintenance of ploidy protein mob2 (similar to Verticillium alfalfae VaMs.102 XP_003004928.1): MSNLFSGINARFRGGSAKPSGQKSPSPSTGGQPLPSDTASQGSQSSTNLAPKVPPLPNSPSLAQTIGMDESSGVMSTVEDIINNYHLPRPLPLWLNAQYVKHIVKGNFMTLSARPKTVEQGEWIAHQVVEHYRNLWNFVRVVHEKEDDGTSICNPTSCPRMSAGANHSFTWLNNRREPVELPAYEYMTLMQRWISGKIDDTAIFPTDPSGVSYAHNPSITTTPLSQLSNPGEAEYIGKRSGFPEKFLDVCQMVFRQMFRVYAHLYWAHFTEPFYHLNLEKQLNSCFSHFILTATALDMLKPQELEPMQALIDLWAANGTFPPESKAYEYANLRAGERLLQLAGATQ, from the exons atgtccaacctCTTCTCTGGGAT CAACGCTCGATTTCGAGGCGGCTCGGCGAAACCGTCCGGCCAAAAGAGCCCATCCCCCTCGACCGGCGGTCAACCTTTGCCATCTGACACTGCTTCTCAGGGAAGCCAGTCATCGACAAATCTCGCCCCCAAAGTTCCACCTCTGCCGAATTCCCCGTCTCTTGCACAAACAATCGGCATGGACGAGTCCAGCGGCGTAATGTCTACCGTCGAAGATATAATTAACAACTATCACCTTCCCCGGCCGTTGCCGCTGTGGCTCAACGCCCAATATGTCAAGCACATTGTCAAAGGGAACTTCATGACATTAAGTGCTCGACCAAAGACAGTTGAACAAGGGGAATGGATCGCCCACCAAG TTGTCGAGCACTACAGAAACTTATGGAACTTTGTCCGTGTGGTACATGAGAAAGAGGACGACGGTACAAGCATTTGCAACCCCACGAGTTGCCCTCGCATGTCTGCTGGCGC AAATCACTCTTTCACATGGCTCAATAACAGACGAGAGCCTGTCGAACTCCCTGCGTATGAGTACATGACCCTGATGCAACGCTGGATCTCCGGAAAGATTGACGATACCGCCATCTTTCCCACTGACCCGTCAGGCGTGTCGTACGCCCACAATCCCAGCATTACCACGACACCTCTCTCTCAGCTTTCGAATCCTGGGGAGGCTGAATACATCGGGAAACGTTCGGGCTTTCCTGAGAAGTTTCTTGACGTCTGCCAGATGGTTTTCCGCCAAATGTTCCGTGTCTACGCCCATCTTTATTGGGCACACTTCACCGAACCTTTCTATCACCTCAACCTCGAAAAGCAACTTAACAGCTGCTTCTCCCACTTTATTTTGACGGCGACAGCCCTCGACATGCTGAAGCCGCAGGAACTGGAGCCGATGCAGGCCTTGATTGACCTGTGGGCTGCCAACGGGACTTTCCCACCTGAGTCGAAAGCCTACGAATATGCCAATCTGCGTGCTGGTGAGCGACTCCTACAGCTTGCTGGTGCGACTCAGTAG